One genomic region from Arthrobacter sp. YN encodes:
- the disA gene encoding DNA integrity scanning diadenylate cyclase DisA, which translates to MARSPEESLKATLARVAPGTPLRDGLERILRGRTGALIVLGYDRTIDSICSGGFDIGIDFSPTRLRELAKMDGAIICDKDASNIVRAAVQLVPDSSIETQESGTRHRTAERVAIQTGVPVISVSQSMQIIALYVNGLRHVLEGSEKVLARANQALATLERYSARLDQVTSSLSALEIEALVTVRDVAVTLQRQEMVRRISEEIAQYVLELGEDGRLLSLQVEELTMGRGPGSDVIIRDYSDPDATPEEIEEAVQALLNLGPTELIDLSRIAHIIGFAGGVEQLDAVVQPRGYRLLSGLKSVPKAVADRLVDYFGGLQNLMAATIDDLMTVDGIGDQRARTVREGLSRMAEASLLDRFL; encoded by the coding sequence ATGGCCCGGAGCCCGGAAGAGTCGCTTAAGGCGACCCTGGCCAGAGTCGCACCCGGAACCCCGTTGCGCGATGGCCTGGAACGCATCCTCCGCGGACGGACCGGTGCCCTGATTGTGTTGGGCTACGACCGCACCATCGACTCCATCTGTTCCGGCGGATTCGATATCGGCATCGATTTCTCCCCTACCCGCCTGCGTGAGCTGGCCAAGATGGACGGCGCCATCATCTGTGACAAGGACGCCAGCAACATTGTCCGCGCTGCAGTCCAACTGGTCCCGGATTCAAGCATCGAAACCCAGGAATCGGGCACCAGGCACCGCACCGCCGAGCGCGTGGCCATCCAGACCGGCGTTCCCGTGATCTCCGTCAGCCAGTCCATGCAGATCATCGCGCTCTACGTGAACGGTTTGCGCCACGTGCTGGAGGGCTCCGAGAAGGTCCTCGCCCGCGCCAACCAGGCCCTGGCAACGCTGGAACGGTACAGCGCCAGGCTGGACCAGGTCACCAGTTCCCTTTCCGCCCTGGAGATCGAGGCCCTGGTCACCGTCAGGGACGTTGCTGTCACCCTGCAGCGGCAGGAAATGGTGCGCCGCATCTCGGAGGAAATCGCCCAGTACGTTCTGGAACTTGGCGAAGACGGCCGCCTGCTGTCCCTCCAGGTGGAGGAACTGACCATGGGCCGCGGCCCGGGCAGCGACGTCATCATCCGCGACTACTCGGATCCCGACGCCACGCCTGAGGAGATCGAGGAAGCCGTCCAGGCACTCCTCAACCTGGGCCCCACCGAACTGATCGACCTCAGCCGCATCGCGCACATCATCGGTTTCGCCGGCGGGGTTGAGCAGTTGGACGCAGTGGTCCAGCCGCGCGGCTACCGCCTGCTGTCCGGCCTGAAGTCGGTACCCAAGGCCGTCGCCGACCGCCTGGTGGACTACTTCGGCGGGCTCCAGAACCTGATGGCCGCCACCATCGATGACCTGATGACCGTGGACGGCATCGGCGACCAGCGCGCCCGGACGGTGCGCGAGGGCCTGAGCCGCATGGCCGAGGCCAGCTTGCTGGACCGGTTCCTCTAA
- the atzF gene encoding allophanate hydrolase: MTSPTGTTVARVLSALEAIDAVDRPEIWIHLRGRDELLAEAAGIDAAAVAGGNLPLAGLLLAVKNNVDVAGITTTAACPGFGDVPARDAVPVARLRAAGALVLGATNLDQFATGLVGTRSPYGAVRDSRRPERISGGSSSGSAVAVALGLVDLAIGTDTAGSGRIPAALQGIVGIKPTLGVVSTEGVVPACRSWDTATIFARDLATAELAMGIMAGQGRTWPTDVKVAAPSTPRVAYPAALPALPAAWASEFQAQVERLRSTGVVAEPIDLDVFLQAARLLYDGGLVAERYAAVGSFIDSATLGGVGASDGAGQSGGVPATLDPTVAGIISAAGKVTAHRYVTDTAALEQLKRQAMERLDGFDALVVPTAPFHPTLAEVAADPVGVNSRMGTYTNFCNLFDLSAVAVPAGTVTETDGVETGSTSQFGLTVVARTFEDGVAADIARRIELTPELPELFAAGVAAGAPTGATTGPAPAQSPAPKVPWPVAAGAAVVPLVVVGAHRKGQPLAAELEGRGAFWDGPVTTAAQYRMVALETTPPKPGVVRSARGAGLVAERWLLSEAALGSFLAELPEPMLLGSITLDDGSRAVGFACDAVAAAEGRDITEYRDWIKYLKENAAGPGGHSLWREAGGALLTGLGRGQH; the protein is encoded by the coding sequence ATGACCAGTCCCACCGGAACCACAGTTGCTCGGGTACTTTCGGCGCTCGAGGCGATTGACGCCGTCGACCGTCCCGAAATCTGGATCCACCTGCGCGGGCGGGACGAACTGCTCGCGGAGGCGGCCGGAATTGATGCCGCCGCGGTGGCCGGTGGGAACCTGCCGCTTGCCGGTCTCCTGCTCGCCGTGAAGAACAACGTGGATGTTGCCGGTATAACCACGACGGCGGCCTGCCCCGGCTTTGGTGACGTACCCGCCCGGGATGCGGTGCCGGTCGCCCGGCTGCGCGCTGCGGGCGCTCTGGTGCTCGGGGCCACCAATCTGGACCAGTTCGCCACGGGCCTGGTGGGTACCCGCAGCCCGTATGGTGCTGTCCGTGATTCGAGGCGTCCCGAGAGGATCTCGGGAGGCTCCAGTTCGGGATCTGCCGTGGCGGTGGCGTTGGGCCTTGTGGACCTTGCCATCGGCACGGACACCGCGGGTTCGGGCAGGATCCCCGCCGCGCTGCAGGGAATCGTGGGGATCAAACCGACCTTGGGCGTTGTGTCCACCGAAGGTGTGGTCCCGGCATGCCGTTCCTGGGATACCGCCACGATCTTCGCCCGCGATCTCGCCACTGCCGAGCTCGCCATGGGCATCATGGCCGGACAGGGCCGCACCTGGCCCACCGACGTGAAAGTTGCGGCACCGTCCACCCCTCGGGTGGCCTATCCCGCTGCTCTACCGGCGCTCCCGGCAGCGTGGGCGTCGGAATTCCAGGCGCAGGTTGAGCGGCTGCGGTCCACAGGAGTGGTAGCGGAACCCATCGACCTGGACGTCTTCCTCCAGGCAGCCCGGCTGCTGTACGACGGCGGATTGGTGGCCGAACGCTACGCCGCCGTCGGCAGCTTCATTGATTCGGCGACGTTGGGCGGGGTAGGTGCTTCGGACGGGGCAGGCCAGTCCGGCGGCGTGCCCGCGACGCTGGACCCCACCGTCGCCGGCATCATCAGCGCCGCGGGCAAAGTCACGGCGCACCGGTACGTCACGGACACGGCGGCGTTGGAGCAACTCAAGCGCCAGGCCATGGAGCGCCTGGACGGATTCGACGCCTTGGTTGTCCCCACGGCACCGTTCCATCCGACGTTGGCAGAGGTTGCGGCCGATCCGGTGGGGGTCAACTCCCGAATGGGCACCTATACCAACTTCTGCAACCTCTTCGATCTCAGCGCTGTTGCCGTACCGGCGGGCACCGTCACCGAAACAGACGGCGTTGAAACAGGCAGTACCTCCCAGTTCGGCCTGACGGTGGTTGCCCGGACCTTCGAGGACGGGGTGGCTGCGGATATCGCGCGTCGGATCGAGCTCACCCCGGAGCTGCCAGAACTGTTCGCGGCGGGAGTCGCGGCTGGAGCGCCGACAGGTGCAACGACAGGGCCCGCACCAGCTCAGTCTCCCGCGCCCAAGGTCCCCTGGCCGGTTGCTGCGGGAGCCGCCGTCGTTCCCCTCGTAGTGGTGGGGGCGCACCGGAAGGGGCAGCCGCTGGCGGCGGAGCTCGAAGGGCGTGGAGCCTTCTGGGACGGCCCGGTGACCACAGCGGCGCAGTACCGGATGGTGGCTTTGGAGACCACGCCGCCCAAGCCCGGAGTGGTTCGTTCGGCGCGCGGAGCCGGGCTCGTTGCTGAGAGATGGCTGCTGTCCGAGGCTGCGCTCGGGTCCTTCCTGGCCGAACTGCCCGAACCCATGCTGCTGGGGTCCATCACGCTGGACGATGGCAGCAGAGCGGTGGGTTTTGCCTGCGACGCTGTGGCCGCGGCAGAGGGACGGGACATTACCGAGTACCGCGATTGGATTAAATACCTGAAGGAAAACGCTGCTGGACCGGGAGGCCACAGCTTGTGGCGCGAGGCCGGTGGAGCTTTGCTGACCGGGCTCGGGCGGGGCCAGCACTAG
- the uca gene encoding urea carboxylase, whose translation MNRFDTLLIANRGEIACRIIESARKAGLRTVAVFSEADRGAKHVKLADEAVLLGPAPAKESYLKVDAILKAAAATGAGAIHPGYGFLSEDAAFAEAVEAAGLVFVGPTPEQLRIFGTKHTARDAAQRAGVPMIAGSGLLEDLDEAVAAAEIIGYPLMLKATGGGGGIGMAVCRDEAELRDNYSRVARLASSSFGTAGVFAERYIEHARHVEVQVFGDGEGRVVSLGDRDCSLQRRHQKVLEEAPAPDLPEALREELHRSSRALCASVGYRSAGTVEFVYDPVRREASFLEVNARLQVEHPVTEAITGVDLVQWMLDLAQQKPVLDGVPDSLPVSGHAVEARIYAEDPARNFQPSAGTVTNAQYPASDVVRIDAWVETGSEVSTSYDPLLGKVITSSTTRDAAFEALAAALAETRIDGIETNLGMLRAVAGMDVVRAAEHSTGTLNTVGDPEPRITVERPGLQTSVQDWPGRTGLWQIGVPPSGPMDDLSFRLGNTALGNPEGAPGLEFTMAGPALRFTHATTVCVTGADVTVTVDGRPAAAWEPITVPDNGLLDVGSADGSGLRGYILFEGGLDVPQYLGSASTFTLGQFGGHGGRVLRAGDVLRTVTGHLPETVPGPVPVESRPALTTKWQLKVVEGPHGAPEFFQREDIEELYAAEYEVHFNSARTGVRLIGPKPRWARNDGGEAGLHPSNIHDTAYSVGALDFTGDTPILLGPDGPSLGGFVCPVTVVTGERWKLGQLRPGDKVRFVPIRSVEAPSVKELGAARQLILPGSTGFTTGTGTASGTAGLLRGDGDDGVLGRVPEGDGRPAVTYRRSGDDNLLVEYGDMVLDLGLRARVHALHQELERLGVGGIVDLTPGIRSLQIKADPSVLPTSKLLGLVQEIEAALPASSELVVPSRSVRLPLSWDDPATREAIERYMAGVRDDAPWCPWNIEFIRRINGLDSVNDVFDTVFNAEYLVLGLGDVYLGAPVATPLDPRHRLVTTKYNPARTWTPENAVGIGGAYMCIYGMEGPGGYQFVGRTTQVWSRYADSAPFEPGSPWLLRFFDRISWYPVSPEELLDLRADMAAGRGHGVEIQDGTFSLAEHEEFLDRNSVSIAEFREIQSAAFAVERQVWEEAGEFDRAEQAVSLAPPADDVVVPDGGTLVTSPFAASVWKVDVEPGDLVVAGQSLVSLEAMKMETVIQAPVNGLVQQVLPAAGAQVVAGEALVVLEPVDVREHALVLEGSAS comes from the coding sequence ATGAACCGCTTCGACACCCTGCTCATTGCCAACCGTGGCGAGATCGCGTGCCGGATCATCGAATCCGCCCGCAAGGCCGGGCTACGCACGGTCGCCGTCTTCTCCGAAGCCGACCGCGGCGCCAAGCATGTGAAGCTCGCTGACGAGGCTGTCCTGCTGGGACCTGCACCCGCCAAGGAGTCGTATCTCAAGGTTGACGCCATCCTCAAGGCAGCGGCTGCCACCGGGGCCGGCGCCATTCATCCCGGCTACGGATTCCTGTCCGAGGACGCGGCCTTCGCCGAAGCCGTGGAGGCAGCCGGTTTGGTCTTTGTGGGTCCCACCCCCGAACAGCTCCGGATCTTCGGCACCAAGCACACCGCCCGCGATGCCGCCCAACGCGCCGGCGTTCCCATGATCGCAGGATCCGGCCTCTTGGAGGACCTGGACGAAGCCGTCGCAGCAGCGGAGATCATCGGCTACCCACTCATGCTCAAGGCAACCGGGGGTGGCGGTGGCATCGGCATGGCCGTCTGCCGCGACGAAGCCGAACTCCGCGACAACTACTCCCGGGTTGCGCGCCTGGCCAGCTCCAGCTTTGGAACGGCAGGCGTCTTTGCCGAACGCTACATCGAACACGCCCGCCACGTTGAAGTCCAGGTGTTCGGCGACGGTGAGGGCCGCGTGGTGAGCCTTGGAGACCGTGACTGCTCGCTGCAGCGCCGCCACCAGAAAGTGCTTGAAGAAGCCCCCGCACCGGACCTCCCGGAAGCTTTGCGGGAGGAACTGCACCGAAGCTCCCGCGCACTCTGCGCCTCCGTGGGCTATCGCTCTGCAGGCACAGTGGAATTCGTCTACGATCCCGTCCGCCGGGAAGCCTCCTTCCTGGAAGTCAACGCGCGGCTACAAGTGGAACACCCCGTCACCGAAGCCATCACCGGCGTGGACCTGGTGCAGTGGATGCTGGACCTCGCACAGCAGAAACCAGTGCTTGATGGCGTGCCGGACAGCCTGCCCGTCTCAGGACACGCTGTAGAAGCCCGTATCTACGCAGAAGACCCGGCCCGCAACTTCCAGCCCAGCGCCGGAACGGTCACCAACGCGCAGTACCCGGCCTCCGACGTCGTGCGCATTGACGCCTGGGTGGAGACCGGCAGCGAAGTCTCCACCAGTTACGATCCCCTGCTGGGCAAGGTCATCACGTCCAGTACAACCCGCGACGCCGCTTTCGAGGCCCTGGCTGCCGCGTTGGCGGAAACCCGCATTGATGGCATCGAGACCAACTTGGGCATGCTGCGCGCCGTGGCCGGGATGGACGTGGTCCGTGCTGCGGAGCATTCCACCGGAACCCTGAACACAGTGGGCGATCCTGAACCGCGAATCACCGTTGAACGGCCGGGCCTCCAGACCAGCGTGCAGGATTGGCCGGGCAGGACCGGGCTCTGGCAGATCGGAGTGCCGCCGAGTGGACCCATGGATGATTTGTCGTTCCGGCTGGGCAACACCGCGCTGGGCAATCCGGAGGGCGCACCCGGCCTGGAATTCACCATGGCCGGGCCAGCGCTCCGTTTCACCCACGCCACGACAGTGTGCGTCACCGGCGCGGACGTCACAGTGACAGTCGACGGCAGGCCGGCCGCTGCATGGGAGCCCATCACTGTCCCGGACAACGGCCTCCTGGACGTCGGATCGGCCGACGGATCCGGGCTGAGGGGATACATCCTGTTCGAAGGTGGTCTTGATGTTCCCCAATACCTGGGCAGTGCATCAACCTTCACTTTGGGCCAGTTCGGCGGCCATGGCGGCCGCGTCCTGCGGGCCGGCGATGTGCTCCGCACCGTCACCGGGCACCTCCCCGAGACCGTCCCCGGCCCGGTTCCCGTGGAGAGCCGCCCGGCCCTCACCACGAAGTGGCAGCTGAAAGTGGTGGAGGGGCCACACGGTGCACCGGAATTCTTCCAACGCGAAGACATCGAGGAACTGTACGCCGCCGAATACGAGGTCCACTTCAACTCCGCCCGCACGGGCGTCCGCCTGATCGGCCCGAAGCCGCGCTGGGCACGCAACGATGGCGGAGAGGCCGGACTGCACCCTTCCAACATCCACGACACCGCCTATTCGGTAGGGGCCTTGGACTTCACCGGCGACACCCCCATTCTCCTGGGCCCTGATGGTCCCAGCCTGGGCGGTTTCGTCTGCCCCGTCACCGTGGTGACCGGCGAGCGCTGGAAGCTGGGCCAACTCCGTCCGGGCGATAAGGTCCGCTTTGTGCCCATCCGCTCGGTTGAGGCGCCTTCCGTCAAAGAACTCGGTGCTGCGAGGCAGCTGATTCTGCCAGGTAGCACCGGTTTCACCACGGGCACCGGCACGGCTTCCGGCACCGCCGGGCTGCTTCGCGGAGACGGCGACGACGGCGTGCTGGGCCGGGTGCCCGAAGGCGACGGACGGCCTGCTGTCACCTACCGCCGCTCCGGTGACGACAACCTTTTGGTGGAGTACGGAGACATGGTGCTGGACCTTGGCCTCCGCGCCCGTGTCCACGCCCTGCACCAGGAACTCGAGCGCCTCGGAGTCGGGGGCATCGTGGATCTGACGCCAGGTATCCGTTCCCTGCAGATCAAAGCCGATCCCTCCGTCCTTCCCACCTCAAAGCTGTTGGGCCTGGTGCAGGAAATAGAGGCCGCACTCCCTGCAAGCTCGGAGCTGGTGGTGCCCAGCCGCAGCGTTCGCCTGCCCTTGTCCTGGGACGATCCCGCTACCCGTGAGGCAATCGAGCGCTACATGGCCGGTGTCCGCGACGACGCCCCCTGGTGCCCGTGGAACATCGAGTTCATCCGGCGCATCAACGGTTTGGACTCCGTCAACGATGTCTTCGATACGGTGTTCAACGCGGAGTACCTCGTCCTGGGACTGGGTGATGTGTACCTAGGAGCACCGGTGGCAACACCGTTGGATCCGCGGCACAGGCTGGTGACCACCAAGTACAACCCTGCCCGCACTTGGACGCCGGAGAACGCCGTGGGCATCGGCGGAGCCTACATGTGCATTTACGGCATGGAAGGTCCCGGTGGATACCAGTTCGTTGGCCGCACCACCCAGGTTTGGTCGCGCTACGCGGATTCGGCGCCGTTTGAGCCGGGTTCGCCTTGGCTGCTCCGGTTCTTCGACCGTATTTCCTGGTACCCCGTCAGTCCCGAGGAACTGTTGGACCTCCGCGCCGACATGGCTGCTGGCCGTGGCCATGGTGTGGAGATCCAGGACGGCACATTCTCACTTGCAGAACATGAGGAATTCCTGGACCGCAACAGCGTCTCCATTGCGGAATTCCGCGAGATCCAGTCGGCGGCTTTCGCCGTGGAGCGTCAGGTCTGGGAGGAAGCCGGCGAGTTCGATCGTGCCGAGCAGGCCGTTTCGCTGGCCCCGCCGGCCGACGACGTTGTTGTTCCCGACGGCGGCACCCTGGTGACGTCGCCGTTCGCGGCAAGCGTCTGGAAAGTGGACGTGGAACCCGGAGACCTGGTGGTGGCCGGCCAATCGCTGGTTTCCCTTGAGGCGATGAAGATGGAGACGGTCATCCAGGCTCCGGTGAATGGCCTGGTCCAACAGGTCCTGCCCGCTGCCGGTGCTCAAGTGGTGGCTGGTGAGGCGCTGGTGGTCCTGGAACCAGTGGACGTCCGGGAACACGCACTCGTCTTGGAGGGAAGCGCATCATGA
- a CDS encoding urea amidolyase associated protein UAAP2 yields MSAIAEISPALVPGRVVLDDLVEARGPWSAVIAAGDVLTIVDLNGNQAVDCILYAAQDTSTRYSAAVTIASQGSIFLTTGSVLRADSGQELMTVVADEVGVHDTIGGACSQESNTLRYGQHTHEQHACVENFLIEGAKWDLGKKDLVSNINWFMNVPVDPDGALGIVDGLSAAGKRVALRAEVDTLVLVSNCPQINNPCNGFNPTPVRMIVTRPEDRA; encoded by the coding sequence ATGAGCGCCATCGCAGAAATCAGCCCCGCACTGGTCCCTGGCCGCGTCGTACTGGACGATCTGGTGGAAGCCCGTGGTCCCTGGTCCGCCGTGATTGCTGCCGGCGACGTGCTCACCATTGTGGACCTCAACGGCAACCAAGCCGTTGACTGCATTCTCTACGCGGCACAGGACACCAGTACGCGTTACTCCGCCGCCGTGACCATCGCGAGCCAGGGCTCGATCTTCCTCACCACTGGCTCAGTTCTCCGCGCCGACAGCGGCCAGGAACTTATGACGGTGGTGGCGGACGAGGTTGGCGTCCACGACACCATCGGCGGCGCCTGCTCCCAGGAATCCAACACACTCCGCTACGGCCAACACACCCATGAACAGCATGCGTGCGTGGAGAACTTCCTCATTGAAGGTGCCAAGTGGGACCTCGGCAAGAAGGACCTCGTGTCCAACATCAACTGGTTCATGAACGTGCCGGTGGATCCCGACGGCGCCCTGGGCATCGTGGACGGGCTGTCCGCAGCCGGAAAGCGTGTGGCCCTCCGCGCCGAGGTGGACACGCTGGTGCTGGTGTCCAACTGCCCCCAAATCAATAACCCCTGCAACGGCTTCAACCCCACGCCGGTGCGCATGATCGTCACACGTCCGGAGGACCGCGCATGA
- a CDS encoding urea amidolyase associated protein UAAP1, whose translation MTQTLETHTSENGTATTAGAKLHARAQHGRTAETMIHVPPASAPSRLIGGLPAEAQDSLTWAETLAFGRYTHLELARGTRIRITDLDGDACVHAVLIRSGAQHERLNVADTVKVPWQAYITTGHPLLSDAGRLMASVVADSSGQHDALTGTTHLAGNTAKYGAGSAHSPSPAGRELLTLGGMKHGISQKELPPSVSFFKGVTVERDGSITFAGSAGAGAAVELLLHMDAVLVLANTAHPLDPRPEFTGSAVDIVAWQAPQDLEALKNGTLTVDLGPEGRLALHNTELDYNARTSA comes from the coding sequence ATGACCCAGACTCTTGAAACACACACCTCTGAAAACGGCACAGCCACAACTGCCGGCGCCAAACTGCACGCACGGGCCCAGCACGGGCGCACGGCCGAGACCATGATCCACGTCCCGCCGGCTTCGGCCCCGTCACGTTTGATCGGAGGCCTCCCGGCCGAGGCACAGGACTCCCTGACGTGGGCGGAGACACTTGCCTTCGGCCGCTACACCCACCTGGAACTGGCCCGCGGGACGCGCATCAGAATCACGGACCTCGACGGCGATGCTTGCGTTCACGCTGTCCTTATCCGAAGCGGCGCCCAGCATGAGCGGCTCAACGTTGCGGATACCGTCAAAGTGCCGTGGCAGGCCTACATCACCACAGGCCACCCGCTCCTCTCCGACGCCGGCCGCCTCATGGCATCCGTGGTGGCCGATTCCTCCGGCCAGCACGATGCCCTCACCGGCACCACCCACTTAGCCGGAAACACCGCCAAGTACGGTGCCGGATCAGCCCACAGCCCGTCACCGGCCGGTCGTGAACTGCTGACCCTGGGCGGCATGAAGCATGGCATCAGCCAGAAAGAACTCCCTCCGTCGGTGTCGTTCTTCAAGGGCGTCACCGTGGAGCGGGACGGCAGCATCACGTTCGCCGGCAGCGCCGGTGCCGGAGCCGCCGTCGAACTTCTCCTCCACATGGACGCAGTGCTGGTACTGGCCAATACCGCCCACCCGCTGGACCCGCGTCCGGAATTCACGGGAAGCGCCGTGGACATCGTGGCTTGGCAGGCTCCGCAGGACCTTGAAGCTCTCAAAAACGGAACCCTCACCGTAGATCTGGGCCCAGAGGGACGTCTTGCCCTCCACAACACCGAACTCGACTACAACGCAAGGACCTCGGCATGA
- a CDS encoding amino acid permease: MTSTLSTATHRTDDADLTALGYQPTLHRKLGRYASFAAGFSFVSILTTIFQLFAFGYSFAGPAFFWTWPVVLVGQLLVALNFAELAARYPLSGAVYQWSRRMGGEVVGWFAGWFMSIAQVITAAAAAIALQVVLPQLWVGFQLVGGDPMLTSPTGAANAVILGAVLLVITTVINCLGVKLMSHVNSIGVTCEIVGVAAVILALFSAAQRGPEVVADVSVVTTSDLGAVGAFLVSGLMAAYVMVGFNSAGELSEETKNPRKTAPRTILSALIISGIGGGLMIIAALMAAPSLDDGRLATEGLPYVLTAVLGTFWGKVLLVDVAIAIFVCTLAIQTAGSRLVFSMARDGKLPASARLSKVHPKRGTPMWPSIAIGALAVGILAINIGNSALFTTLCSVCIVMVYLAYLMVTVPQLLSRFRGDWDRVGQTMPAGLFSLGRWGLPVNILAVLYGALMVINLSWPRAEVYDPSGEHGILLFSAPIMVGAVLLLGLWVRRNIRVRDTKAAMAEDSANAA; the protein is encoded by the coding sequence ATGACTTCAACCCTTTCGACGGCGACCCACCGCACCGACGATGCAGACCTGACAGCACTTGGCTACCAGCCCACGCTGCACCGCAAGCTGGGTCGCTACGCGTCGTTCGCCGCAGGTTTTTCGTTCGTCTCCATCCTCACCACCATCTTCCAGCTCTTCGCCTTCGGCTACTCCTTTGCCGGCCCGGCCTTCTTTTGGACGTGGCCCGTGGTCCTGGTCGGCCAACTTCTGGTAGCCCTGAACTTCGCTGAACTCGCCGCCAGATACCCGTTGTCCGGTGCTGTCTACCAGTGGTCGCGCCGTATGGGCGGCGAAGTGGTGGGCTGGTTCGCTGGCTGGTTCATGTCCATCGCCCAGGTCATCACTGCTGCCGCAGCAGCCATTGCGCTCCAAGTGGTACTCCCCCAGCTGTGGGTCGGATTCCAGCTGGTGGGAGGCGACCCCATGCTGACATCTCCCACGGGCGCAGCCAACGCAGTAATCCTCGGTGCCGTCCTCCTGGTGATCACCACTGTGATTAACTGCCTTGGCGTGAAGCTCATGTCCCATGTGAACTCCATCGGCGTCACCTGTGAGATTGTGGGCGTCGCCGCAGTCATCCTTGCGCTGTTCTCAGCCGCGCAGCGCGGCCCGGAGGTGGTAGCGGACGTCAGTGTGGTCACTACCTCGGACCTTGGTGCCGTGGGTGCCTTCCTGGTCTCCGGTTTGATGGCCGCGTATGTGATGGTCGGCTTCAACTCCGCCGGCGAACTCTCGGAAGAAACCAAAAACCCCCGCAAGACCGCACCGCGCACCATCCTCTCGGCGCTGATCATCTCAGGCATTGGCGGCGGACTCATGATTATCGCGGCACTGATGGCAGCGCCAAGCCTCGACGACGGCAGGCTCGCCACCGAGGGACTCCCCTACGTGCTGACAGCCGTGTTGGGTACGTTCTGGGGCAAGGTGCTGCTGGTGGACGTGGCAATCGCCATCTTTGTCTGCACCCTGGCCATCCAAACGGCCGGTTCACGCCTGGTGTTCTCCATGGCCCGCGACGGCAAGCTGCCAGCCTCGGCCCGGCTCTCGAAGGTCCACCCCAAGCGCGGGACCCCCATGTGGCCTTCCATCGCGATCGGCGCCCTCGCTGTGGGCATCCTCGCCATCAACATCGGCAACTCCGCGCTCTTCACCACCCTCTGCAGCGTGTGCATCGTGATGGTGTACCTGGCGTACCTGATGGTCACTGTCCCGCAACTGCTCAGCCGCTTCCGTGGCGACTGGGACCGGGTGGGCCAGACCATGCCGGCCGGACTCTTCTCGCTGGGCCGGTGGGGCTTGCCCGTCAACATCCTGGCCGTGCTCTACGGCGCCCTGATGGTCATCAACCTCTCCTGGCCCCGCGCCGAGGTGTACGACCCCTCCGGCGAACACGGGATCCTGCTCTTCTCCGCACCCATCATGGTGGGCGCCGTCCTGCTCCTGGGCCTCTGGGTCCGCAGGAACATCCGCGTCCGGGACACCAAAGCCGCAATGGCAGAAGACTCCGCCAACGCCGCCTGA
- a CDS encoding TetR/AcrR family transcriptional regulator: protein MTTTGPGRPRKQQAIRPGATARDEILDAAAELFTSQGFANTSTRAIADAVGIRQSSLYHHFSTKGEILGELLGGTVSTSLAFARAVKDGSEEAGQELDPAARLHAVVLFDGLQLCTSRWNLGVLYHLPEARAEVFQPFMAARQELRTIYGDLGRELTALSDADPGLGDTAFRLVESLINLRADGLIAKDSASTTADTVMILAGLRQKIQAVRDASSELISRYGEVNRRGEASEPALAAKSA, encoded by the coding sequence GTGACTACAACCGGACCGGGACGCCCCCGCAAGCAGCAAGCGATACGCCCGGGAGCCACTGCACGCGACGAAATCCTGGATGCCGCAGCCGAACTTTTTACCAGCCAAGGATTCGCCAATACGTCCACACGGGCCATTGCCGACGCCGTCGGAATCCGGCAATCGTCGCTGTATCACCACTTCTCCACCAAGGGCGAGATCCTTGGCGAACTCCTCGGCGGGACAGTGTCCACCAGCCTGGCGTTCGCCCGCGCTGTGAAAGACGGTTCCGAAGAAGCCGGGCAGGAGTTGGATCCCGCGGCACGACTGCACGCAGTGGTCCTGTTCGACGGCTTGCAGCTCTGCACTTCCCGCTGGAACCTCGGGGTGCTCTACCACCTGCCGGAGGCCAGGGCGGAAGTTTTCCAACCATTCATGGCAGCACGACAGGAACTCCGGACCATTTACGGAGACTTGGGACGGGAGCTGACGGCGCTCTCCGACGCAGACCCGGGCCTGGGCGACACCGCCTTTCGGCTGGTCGAGTCACTGATCAACCTCCGCGCGGACGGGCTGATCGCAAAGGACTCGGCGTCCACTACGGCCGATACGGTGATGATCCTGGCCGGCCTCAGGCAAAAGATTCAGGCGGTGAGGGATGCCAGCAGCGAACTCATCAGCCGGTATGGCGAGGTAAACCGTCGTGGAGAAGCCTCTGAGCCGGCGCTCGCAGCGAAAAGTGCCTAG